The following are encoded in a window of Impatiens glandulifera chromosome 5, dImpGla2.1, whole genome shotgun sequence genomic DNA:
- the LOC124938676 gene encoding 40S ribosomal protein S7-like, with the protein MFTSLKKIQKDKGAEPTEIEETVAQAFFDLENTNNELKSDLKDLFINSAIMVDVSGNRKAVVIHVPYRLRKSFRKIQLRLVRELEKKFSGKDVVLIATRRITRPPKKGSAVQRPRSRTLTSVHEAILEDLVYPAEIIGKRTRYRVDGSKVMKVFLDAKARNDTEYKLETFSGVYRKLSGRDVVFEYPVAEA; encoded by the exons ATGTTTACTTCACTGAAGAAGATCCAAAAAGATAAGGGAGCTGAACCCACTGAAATTGAAGAGACAGTGGCACAA GCTTTCTTTGATTTGGAGAACACAAACAATGAGCTTAAGAGTGATCTTAAGGATCTTTTCATTAACTCAGCAAT AATGGTTGATGTTTCTGGAAATAGAAAAGCTGTTGTCATCCATGTTCCTTACAGACTAAGGAAATCTTTTCGCAAGATTCAGCTTAGGTTGGTGAGAGAACTGGAAAAGAAATTCAGTGGAAAG GATGTTGTTCTTATTGCCACAAGAAGGATAACAAGGCCACCAAAGAAAGGTTCAGCAGTACAAAGACCCCGTTCTCGCACTTTAACATCTGTGCATGAGGCCATCCTCGAGGATCTTGTCTACCCAGCTGAGATTATTGGAAAGCGCACCAGATATCGTGTTGATGGTTCAAAAGTGATGAAG GTTTTTTTGGATGCCAAGGCACGCAATGACACCGAGTACAAGTTGGAGACATTCTCGGGTGTTTACAGGAAGCTATCGGGCAGGGATGTTGTTTTTGAATACCCAGTTGCAGAGGCTTAG
- the LOC124938230 gene encoding caffeoylshikimate esterase-like encodes MSWTFVSSLAVSSSLSTILLITGKQLNRAVMGRPQKFQGISEEVQRLLDADMDQVKARRQAREAFKDIQLSIDHYLFKLPCDGVKMQEAYEVNSRGVEIFTKSWVPDFCSPKAAVCFCHGYGDTCTFFFEGIARKFVSCGYSVFAMDYPGFGLSEGLHGYIPSFDLLVDDVIEHFSKIRDRPEICNLPKFLFGQSMGGAVALKIHLKQPDSWTGAILVAPMCKIADNITPPWLLAQILIGVASVFPKLKLVPNQDLAELAFRDSTKREMTVYNVVAYKHKPRLGTAVEMLRTTQEIELRLEEVSLPLLILHGDDDVVTDPSISKELYKKARSSDKTLNLYKDACHALLEGETDETIARVLEDIISWLDQHSIKKKNNTAS; translated from the exons ATGAGTTGGACTTTTGTATCATCCCTTGCTGTATCTTCTTCCCTTTCTACGATTCTCTTGATTACAGGAAAACAGTTGAATAGAGCTGTAATGGGAAGGCCTCAAAAGTTCCAAGGTATCAGCGAAGAGGTGCAGAGGTTATTAGATGCCGACATGGACCAAGTGAAGGCGAGGCGTCAAGCTCGAGAAGCTTTCAAAGATATTCAACTATCGATCGATCATTACTTGTTCAAG TTGCCATGTGATGGTGTGAAGATGCAAGAG GCCTACGAGGTGAACTCTAGAGGTGTGGAGATTTTCACGAAAAGTTGGGTTCCAGATTTTTGTTCTCCCAAAGCAGCAGTTTGTTTTTGTCATGGATATGGCGATACATGCACCTTTTTCTTTGAAG GAATTGCCAGGAAGTTTGTGTCATGTGGGTATAGTGTTTTTGCTATGGACTATCCAGGATTTGGTCTTTCAGAAGGTCTTCATGGGTATATTCCAAGCTTTGATCTTTTGGTTGATGATGTCATTGAGCATTTCTCCAAGATCCGAG ATAGACCTGAAATATGCAATCTACCAAAGTTTTTGTTTGGACAGTCTATGGGTGGAGCAGTAGCTTTAAAGATCCATCTCAAACAGCCTGATTCATGGACTGGTGCCATTCTTGTTGCTCCGATGTGCAAA ATTGCTGACAATATAACTCCTCCATGGTTATTAGCACAAATCTTGATTGGTGTCGCCTCAGTATTTCCAAAACTGAAGCTGGTTCCAAATCAGGATTTAGCTGAGCTCGCATTCAGAGACTCAACTAAGAGAGAAATG ACAGTTTATAATGTTGTTGCTTACAAGCATAAACCCCGGCTTGGGACTGCTGTAGAGATGCTTCGAACGACTCAAGAAATAGAATTGAGATTGGAAGAA GTTTCTTTGCCACTATTGATCTTACATGGGGATGATGATGTAGTGACTGATCCATCGATCAGCAAGGAGTTATACAAGAAGGCAAGAAGCTCAGACAAGACTCTTAACCTTTATAAAGACGCTTGTCATGCCCTTCTTGAGGGCGAGACTGATGAAACCATTGCTAGGGTTCTTGAGGATATCATATCTTGGCTTGATCAACATTCcattaagaagaagaataatacAGCTTCTTGA